GGACGGTGTTGTTGGCGTCCGTGGCCAGGGCCCGGACCATGGAGTTGCGGGTCTGCGCCCGGATTTGGGCCACGAGGGCGAACACCTTGCCGTGCGCCCTGCGCAGCAACTGGACGAACAACTGCTCGTACTGGGGTCCTTGGGCCCGGTCCATTTGGTCGAGCCAGCCCTGCTGCTGTGCGCTGGGCTGGTTGGGGATCTCCATGCCGAGGGCCTGGCTCACCTCCATGACCCTGCGGTCCAGTTCGGTGTGGCCTTCGACGAGGTGCTCCCCGGCGGTGCGTATCGCGGGCCGTGTGCTGCGTTGCATGGCCTGCCGGCCTGCGGGCAGCTCCCACAGGCCGGCGAGCCGCACCTTGCGGACGAAGTCCCGGTCCTGGGGGGTGAGCGGCCCGAAGGCCGTGGTCTGGATGCCGCCGCCGTCGTCCTCGGCCGCCGGGGCCGTGGCGGCCGCGGCGTTCCTCCCGCCGAACTTCTGCACGGGGATCAGCAACGCGATCAGGGTGAAGGCGAGGGCGCCGATCACGACGCCCGTTGCCATCACGTGTCTCGAAGCTACCGACATGCTGCCGACGGCCGACCGACGGAAAGACAGCACTGTGCCTCCTTGCTGCGTGGACCGGGAGGGGCTGCGGCCGCTCGGGCTCCGGCAGTTGTCCGTGCCGTGGCGATCGCGCTCCCCGGGTGCCACGGGACGCTAGTGCCAGATGTGGTGCCTGTTTGGAAGGACCATCACGAATGGACAAACATCCGGGCAACGTCTCGAAAGGCTGGTACCGTGCGCGGGCTACTGCCCCGGCGCCTCGGACAGCGGGCGGGTCCGGGCGATGAGCAGGGCCACGTCGTCGCGGTCGTCCGGCTGGCGCAGTTCGCCCAGCAGCAGGTCGCAGGTCTCCTCGAGGGGACGGACCGGGCCGCCGAGCAGTCCGGTGAGCACCTGCAGGCGGGTGTCGATGTCCTGATCGCGGGTCTCGACGAGCCCGTCGGTGTACAGGACGAGCTCGTCTCCGACGCCCAGGTCGAGGGCGATGGCCTCGAAGGGTACGCCGCCGACGCCCAGGGGCGTTCCGGTCGGCAGGTCGAGGAGCTCGGGCGGGCGCCCGGGGCTCGTCCGTACGGGCGGCAGGTGGCCGGCGGTCGCGATGCGGCACCGGTTGCGGTGCGGGTCGTAGACGACGATCACGCAGGTGGCCATGGTGTGCCCGAGCCCGGTGGTGGTGTGGTCGAGCCGGGCCAGGACGGTGGCCGGGTCGAGGTCGAGCTCGGCCAGCGTGCGGGCGGCGGTGCGCAGTTGGCCCATGGTGGCGGCGGCGTTGATGCCGCTCCCCATGACGTCCCCGACCACGAGGGCCGTCTTGTCGTCGGGCAGCGGGATGACGTCGAACCAGTCGCCGCCGACTTCCCCGGCGG
The Streptomyces sp. NBC_01296 DNA segment above includes these coding regions:
- a CDS encoding DUF4142 domain-containing protein, yielding MATGVVIGALAFTLIALLIPVQKFGGRNAAAATAPAAEDDGGGIQTTAFGPLTPQDRDFVRKVRLAGLWELPAGRQAMQRSTRPAIRTAGEHLVEGHTELDRRVMEVSQALGMEIPNQPSAQQQGWLDQMDRAQGPQYEQLFVQLLRRAHGKVFALVAQIRAQTRNSMVRALATDANNTVLDHITVLEASGLVDFDGLADTPPGTPPGTPSAPAPASSPYSRPTK